The genomic interval CCGGGGGTCCAGGTGTTCGCGGTGCGCTGACCGGGTGCCGTGGGCGGCGGTTACAGCCCGTGGTACCAGCGGTACCAGGCGACAAAGGCAGGCAGGCCGGTGTCGATGCTCACCGTGGGACGGTAGCCCAATTCCGCTTCCACGCGCGTCAAATGCGCCGCCGTGTAGGGAACGTCCCCGGGTGGCAGATCCGCGTAGCGCTTGTCCGCCTCGCGGCCGCACGCCGCTTCCAGCACGGCGACGAAGCGGCTCACGGGTTCGGCGTGGCTGTTGCCCAGGTTGTAGACGCGGTGCGGCACGGGCCCCTCGGGCGGCCGGTCCAGGGCGGCCAGGATGCCGGCGACGATGTCGTCGATGTGGGTGAAATCGCGCCGCGCGCGGCCGTGGCCGTAGAGCGTCAGCGGCCGGCCGCTGAGGATGGCGTCGGTGAAGGTCGAATACGCCATGTCGGGCCGCCCCCAGGGTCCGTAGACCGTAAAGAAGCGCAGGCCGGTCATCGGGGTTGGGTAGAGCTGGGCGTAGGTCTGCGCCATCAGCTCGCCCGCGCGCTTCGTGGCGCCGTAGACGGATTCCTGGGCATCGGCCCGGTCGTCCTCGCGGAACGCGGTCGCCGTGGAGCGCCCGTAGACCGAGGACGAGCTGGCGTAGACGATGTGGCGCACCCGCGCCAGCCGGCGCGCGGCTTCCAGCACGGCCACCTGACCGCGCACGTTGGCGTCGACGAAACGCAGCGGCTCGGCGATGGACTCGCGAACGCCCGCTCGCGCGGCCAGATGCACGATCCGGTCGATATCCGGGTGCGCGGCGACGACCTCGGCAAGCTCGGCGCTGTCCGCCACGTCCCCCCGGTGGAAATCGAAGCCGTCGCGCTGGCGCAACGGCGCCAGCCGGTCGTGCTTGAGCGCCAGCGCGCCGTCGTCGGTAAGCGCGTCCAGCCCCACCACGCGTTCGCCCCGATCCAGCAGCGCGCGCGCCAGATGGCTGCCGATGAAGCCCGCAACGCCGGTTATCAGTACGGCCATGACGACGCCCTCCCCTTCAGCGCCGGCCGAGCTTCTGGCGCAGAACGTCGCGCGCCGCGCGCACACCGCCCACGATGCCCTGGCTCATCTCCGCTTCCAGCGCGTCAATGTGCCGGAGGGCGGGCGCCATCTCGGCGTGCGTGCGGTCGATGCGGTCCCACTCTGCCCAGAACGCGGGGGAGTCGAGCGACCACTCGCCGCTCGCCAAGCGCCGGAGCGCCAGATAGGCATCCCGCGTCAGCGGGCTCAGCCGCGGGTGCGCGCGCAGCTCGGCCTCGCTGGCGGCGTTGCGACGCAGCCCCTGGCTGAGGAAGTCGGTGGCGTAGGCGTCCAGGTTGCGCTCGACCGCGTCCGTGACCGGCAGGCCGAGCGTGTCCGCCGCGCGCATCAGCTCACCCTTGGCGTCGCCGAGCAGGCGGTCGTACTCCAGCACCGCCAGCGGATGCTGGGCCGCCCGGCGGAAGTTGGGCACCAGGCGCGCCAGGATTTCCAGGTCGCTGTTTTCCTGCACGCCCCGGCGCAGGCTGGCCTTGGTGCGCGACTTGGCGACGCTGATGGGGTTGCGCAGCGCGACGACGTAGCTCGGCTCGCAGCCCACGCGCGCGAAGACGCGTTCCCAGAACGGCAGGAAACTCAGCACGCCGCCGGCCTTGAAACCCCACACCGGGCTGTCGCCGAAGCGCGCGTGGATGACCTCGGCGGCGCGCTCGACCAGGGGCTCCAGGTCCGCCCCCTCGACCTCTTCGGCGCTCAGGCGCGTGACGCCCGCCCCCGAGCGCTTGAAGCCGAAGGTGCGGCGCAGGTCGTAGTTGACCCGGATCAGATCCCAGTCCTCGAAGAAGCCTTTCGGGTTCTTCGCGGTGCCGGCCTTGAGGTTGTCGCCCAGGTCCACGCCCAGCGCGGCGACGCCGCGGGTGACGGCGCTGGTGCCGCTGCGCCCGGCGCCGACCACCACGACGGCGCGCTGCCGGTGGGTGGCGTCTGCGGTGCTCACGGTGCTGCGGTCCGCTTGCCTTGGCGGGTGCGGCGTGATCGGGTCACGCCGCGATCAGGCGCTTGAAGCGCTCGATCATGCCCTGGCGCTTGATGACGATCAGGAAGA from Limimonas halophila carries:
- a CDS encoding NAD-dependent epimerase/dehydratase family protein, yielding MAVLITGVAGFIGSHLARALLDRGERVVGLDALTDDGALALKHDRLAPLRQRDGFDFHRGDVADSAELAEVVAAHPDIDRIVHLAARAGVRESIAEPLRFVDANVRGQVAVLEAARRLARVRHIVYASSSSVYGRSTATAFREDDRADAQESVYGATKRAGELMAQTYAQLYPTPMTGLRFFTVYGPWGRPDMAYSTFTDAILSGRPLTLYGHGRARRDFTHIDDIVAGILAALDRPPEGPVPHRVYNLGNSHAEPVSRFVAVLEAACGREADKRYADLPPGDVPYTAAHLTRVEAELGYRPTVSIDTGLPAFVAWYRWYHGL
- a CDS encoding sulfotransferase family protein, whose product is MSTADATHRQRAVVVVGAGRSGTSAVTRGVAALGVDLGDNLKAGTAKNPKGFFEDWDLIRVNYDLRRTFGFKRSGAGVTRLSAEEVEGADLEPLVERAAEVIHARFGDSPVWGFKAGGVLSFLPFWERVFARVGCEPSYVVALRNPISVAKSRTKASLRRGVQENSDLEILARLVPNFRRAAQHPLAVLEYDRLLGDAKGELMRAADTLGLPVTDAVERNLDAYATDFLSQGLRRNAASEAELRAHPRLSPLTRDAYLALRRLASGEWSLDSPAFWAEWDRIDRTHAEMAPALRHIDALEAEMSQGIVGGVRAARDVLRQKLGRR